The following are encoded together in the Bradyrhizobium sp. CCGUVB1N3 genome:
- a CDS encoding SDR family NAD(P)-dependent oxidoreductase, translating to MPHPALSANNVAVITGGASGIGLAAAEQFARLGMKICIADVDSVRLAQAETKLSSIAPGGGDHVMAAVVDVGRPESLTELEAAVQKRFGGTDVLMNNAGIQPGSTMFGEPDNWQRIIAVNMWGIINGARIFAPNMIARGKTGLIINTGSKQGITTPPGDPAYNVSKAGVKAFTEALQHELRNTRDCRITAHLLIPGFVFTGLTARGRTEKPAGAWTPEQTVDFMMTRLEAGDFYILCPDNDVPRELDEKRMLWAAGDIVENRPPLSRWHPDYADAFKRFVEGG from the coding sequence ATGCCGCACCCTGCCCTGTCAGCCAATAACGTTGCCGTGATAACGGGTGGCGCGTCCGGCATCGGTCTCGCCGCCGCGGAACAGTTTGCAAGGCTCGGCATGAAGATCTGCATCGCCGACGTCGATTCGGTACGGCTGGCGCAGGCTGAAACAAAACTGTCATCGATCGCGCCCGGCGGCGGCGATCATGTGATGGCTGCCGTTGTGGATGTCGGCCGGCCGGAGAGCCTGACGGAACTGGAAGCCGCTGTGCAGAAACGCTTCGGCGGAACGGACGTGCTGATGAACAATGCCGGCATTCAGCCGGGCAGCACGATGTTCGGCGAGCCCGACAATTGGCAGCGCATCATCGCGGTCAACATGTGGGGCATCATCAACGGAGCACGCATCTTTGCGCCCAACATGATCGCACGCGGCAAGACCGGCCTCATCATCAACACCGGGTCGAAGCAGGGCATCACCACGCCGCCGGGCGATCCCGCCTACAACGTCTCGAAGGCCGGCGTGAAAGCGTTCACCGAGGCGCTCCAGCACGAACTGCGAAACACCAGGGATTGCCGCATCACGGCGCACCTCTTGATCCCCGGCTTCGTCTTCACCGGGCTCACCGCGCGCGGCCGCACCGAAAAGCCCGCCGGCGCCTGGACGCCGGAACAGACGGTCGATTTCATGATGACGCGACTCGAGGCCGGCGACTTCTACATCCTCTGCCCGGACAACGACGTGCCACGCGAACTCGACGAAAAGCGCATGCTTTGGGCCGCCGGCGACATCGTCGAGAACCGGCCGCCGCTGTCGCGCTGGCATCCGGACTATGCGGATGCGTTCAAAAGATTTGTGGAGGGCGGGTAG
- a CDS encoding DUF4173 domain-containing protein, which translates to MTSPASAAADILPIQRSAVPARLALALALVAFADWLFYDERVGISLAIFAVAIACGSWLANHATLERRRAALGGLVVIVGLVPVIEEVSLLSVLLLVTAFAIGLLLATNPDTTAFSDRARALRNLFLFGPFRIFRDMLHLFDLTGFTRGIAVWFIPAVLGIVFIALFAAANPLIEQWVNLLNPKLILDHLSVGRLLFWTLILALVWPFIHVQWRRRSRAATAAAEPAEQEPAAPTDRVELLGAPTILRALILFNVLFAAQSALDAIYLWGHAALPGGVTYAAYAHRGAYPLIVTALLAAGFVLTAMRPGGPAEKSTVIRSLVYLWVGQNVLLVLSSILRLDLYVDIYLLTYWRIAAFIWMGLVALGLVLILARIVLDRPNRWLIGANLIALTIVLYVCALVNFDAIIADYNLSHSQEMSGKGVQIDTNYLLTLGPQALPAIDRVIQIRNRANETCLVSRRDRLVELQRQDIGSWRAWSFRSWRLQRRLDARTKGQAAG; encoded by the coding sequence ATGACAAGCCCGGCATCAGCCGCCGCCGACATCCTCCCGATCCAGCGATCAGCCGTTCCGGCCAGGCTTGCGCTGGCGCTGGCGCTCGTCGCCTTCGCCGACTGGCTGTTTTACGACGAGCGGGTCGGGATCTCGCTCGCCATCTTTGCCGTGGCCATCGCCTGCGGATCCTGGCTCGCCAACCATGCGACGCTGGAGCGGCGGCGCGCGGCGCTCGGCGGCCTCGTCGTGATCGTCGGCCTTGTGCCCGTCATCGAGGAGGTCTCGCTGCTTTCGGTCCTGCTCCTCGTCACTGCATTTGCAATCGGCCTTCTGCTCGCGACCAATCCGGACACCACCGCATTCTCCGACCGCGCCCGCGCGTTGCGAAATTTGTTTCTGTTCGGCCCCTTCAGAATCTTCCGCGACATGCTCCACCTCTTCGATCTCACGGGCTTTACGCGCGGCATCGCAGTCTGGTTCATCCCCGCCGTTCTCGGCATCGTCTTCATCGCACTGTTCGCCGCGGCCAATCCACTGATCGAGCAATGGGTCAACCTGCTCAATCCAAAGCTCATCCTCGACCATCTCAGCGTCGGGCGACTCCTGTTCTGGACGCTGATCCTCGCGCTGGTCTGGCCCTTCATCCATGTGCAGTGGCGGCGCAGGAGTCGCGCTGCGACGGCAGCGGCCGAGCCGGCCGAACAGGAGCCGGCGGCTCCCACCGACCGTGTCGAGCTGCTCGGCGCACCCACGATCCTGCGCGCGCTGATCCTGTTCAATGTGCTGTTCGCGGCACAGTCGGCCCTCGATGCCATCTATCTCTGGGGCCATGCCGCGCTGCCGGGCGGCGTCACCTACGCGGCCTACGCCCATCGCGGTGCCTATCCGCTGATCGTCACCGCGCTGCTCGCAGCCGGCTTCGTGCTCACTGCGATGCGACCCGGAGGGCCAGCCGAGAAATCGACGGTGATCCGGTCGCTGGTCTATCTCTGGGTCGGACAGAACGTGCTTCTGGTCCTCTCCTCCATTCTCCGCCTCGACCTCTATGTCGACATCTATCTCCTGACCTATTGGCGCATCGCGGCCTTCATCTGGATGGGACTGGTGGCGCTCGGCCTCGTCCTGATCCTCGCCCGCATCGTGCTCGATCGTCCCAACCGATGGCTGATCGGCGCCAATCTGATCGCGCTGACGATCGTGCTCTATGTCTGCGCGCTCGTGAACTTCGATGCCATCATCGCCGACTACAATCTGAGCCACAGCCAGGAAATGTCGGGCAAGGGCGTGCAGATCGACACCAACTACCTGCTCACGCTCGGACCGCAGGCGCTGCCTGCGATCGACAGGGTCATCCAAATCCGGAACAGGGCCAACGAGACGTGCCTTGTGTCGCGCCGCGATCGGCTTGTAGAACTGCAACGCCAGGACATCGGGTCCTGGCGTGCCTGGAGCTTCCGGAGCTGGCGGTTGCAGCGCAGGCTGGACGCGCGGACGAAGGGCCAGGCGGCGGGTTGA
- a CDS encoding ATP-binding protein, with amino-acid sequence MSAAPDKWRPSLGLVIFAVLATVAVLPLVGLFFFRLYDNQLIRQTQAELIAQSRVIATIYAQEVLARLDDGIALGPEVAPGVLPDPGDQFTPIRPALDLTANDLLRRRPDAMPATRPADQAYVEIGAKLMPVIRETQKVTLAGFRILDPNGVVIAGRQEVGQSLAHIEEVTEALRGQYRATLRNRVPDKPPPPIYSFSRGLGVHVFSAMPVVVNNHVAGVVYATRTPSNIFDHLYQERGKFILAGFAVVLGTIAIGLVFSRTITLPMRELIDRAARIGRGDREAFRPLKHYGTREFAQLSHSFLGMAEQLARRSDYIATFSAHLTHELKSPLTSIKGAAELLQDSLQGKPDSLTPAEQKTFVANILSDAERLEAMAQRLRELARAESLPQNERTELAPVIGDLKSRFPAGTITASGSLDRPIGMSGEKALIVLSHLADNAMRHCARHIRLEAVDERTTVRLTVSNDGEPISAPNRERIFDAFFTTRRESGGTGMGLAIARAVMASHGGSIELKPTDEGAAFELQFPAA; translated from the coding sequence ATGAGCGCCGCGCCCGACAAATGGCGGCCCTCGCTCGGGCTCGTGATCTTTGCGGTGCTGGCCACGGTCGCCGTGCTGCCGCTGGTCGGGCTGTTCTTCTTCCGCCTTTACGACAACCAGCTCATCCGCCAGACCCAGGCCGAGCTGATCGCGCAGAGCCGGGTGATCGCGACGATCTACGCGCAGGAGGTTTTGGCACGGCTCGACGACGGCATCGCGCTCGGCCCCGAGGTCGCGCCCGGCGTGCTGCCCGATCCCGGCGACCAGTTCACGCCGATCCGCCCGGCGCTCGACCTGACCGCCAATGATCTGTTGCGGCGGCGACCTGACGCGATGCCTGCGACGCGGCCGGCGGATCAGGCCTATGTCGAGATTGGGGCAAAGCTGATGCCGGTCATCCGCGAAACCCAGAAGGTGACGCTCGCCGGCTTTCGGATCCTCGATCCCAACGGCGTGGTGATTGCGGGCCGCCAGGAGGTCGGGCAGTCGCTCGCCCATATCGAAGAAGTCACAGAGGCGCTGCGCGGGCAATACCGCGCCACGCTGCGCAACCGCGTGCCGGACAAGCCGCCGCCGCCGATCTATTCCTTCAGCCGGGGCCTGGGCGTGCATGTGTTCTCGGCAATGCCGGTCGTCGTCAACAACCATGTCGCCGGTGTGGTCTATGCAACGCGCACGCCGAGCAACATTTTTGACCATCTCTACCAGGAGCGCGGCAAGTTCATCCTGGCGGGGTTCGCCGTCGTCCTCGGCACGATCGCGATCGGCCTCGTGTTCTCCCGGACCATCACGCTGCCGATGCGCGAGCTGATCGACCGCGCGGCCCGGATCGGCCGCGGCGACCGCGAGGCATTCCGACCGCTGAAACATTACGGGACACGCGAATTCGCCCAGCTCTCGCACAGCTTCCTCGGCATGGCCGAGCAGCTCGCGCGGCGATCGGACTACATCGCGACGTTCTCGGCGCACCTGACCCACGAGCTGAAATCACCGCTGACCTCGATCAAGGGCGCGGCCGAGCTGTTGCAGGATTCGCTGCAAGGCAAGCCCGACAGCCTGACGCCGGCAGAGCAGAAGACGTTCGTCGCCAACATCCTCTCCGATGCCGAGCGGCTGGAGGCTATGGCGCAGCGGCTGCGAGAGCTGGCGCGGGCCGAAAGCCTGCCGCAGAACGAGCGCACCGAGCTGGCACCCGTCATCGGCGACCTCAAAAGCCGTTTTCCGGCCGGCACCATCACGGCCAGCGGGAGCCTCGACCGGCCAATCGGGATGTCCGGCGAGAAGGCACTGATCGTGCTGTCGCACCTCGCCGATAATGCGATGCGGCATTGCGCCAGACATATCAGGCTGGAGGCAGTCGACGAGCGCACCACGGTGCGGCTGACGGTGAGCAATGACGGCGAGCCGATCTCGGCGCCGAACCGCGAGAGGATCTTCGATGCCTTCTTCACCACTCGGCGGGAGTCGGGCGGTACCGGAATGGGGCTAGCGATTGCGCGCGCGGTGATGGCGAGCCATGGCGGCTCGATCGAGCTGAAGCCGACCGACGAAGGTGCGGCCTTCGAGCTGCAGTTTCCGGCGGCTTAA
- a CDS encoding TetR/AcrR family transcriptional regulator, producing MSKALERREKLREALILAAERMIAERGLAGLKTRDLAREIGCANGAVYNLVADVDELILRVGSLTLHRLDEALTSAEDAGPASPQETLIRIAIAYCDFAADNLELWRALFEHRMERGKVVPDWAVSEQMELFRHIYRPLATLFPDRSPDELGITARSLFSAVHGMVALGLEQKLVAVPLPALRNEIAALVRATLLGLVAPAQ from the coding sequence ATGTCTAAAGCCTTGGAACGACGAGAGAAACTCAGGGAAGCCCTCATCCTGGCGGCAGAACGGATGATCGCCGAGAGGGGATTGGCCGGCTTGAAAACCCGGGATCTCGCCCGCGAGATCGGCTGCGCCAATGGCGCGGTCTACAATCTCGTGGCCGATGTGGACGAGCTGATCCTGCGCGTCGGCTCGCTCACCCTGCACCGGCTCGACGAGGCGCTGACCAGCGCCGAGGACGCGGGTCCCGCCTCGCCACAGGAGACGCTGATCCGCATCGCCATCGCCTATTGCGATTTCGCCGCGGACAATCTCGAGCTCTGGCGCGCGTTGTTCGAGCACCGCATGGAACGCGGCAAGGTCGTGCCCGATTGGGCGGTCAGCGAGCAGATGGAGCTGTTCCGTCACATCTACCGGCCGCTTGCCACGCTGTTTCCCGACCGCAGCCCGGATGAACTCGGCATCACCGCGCGCAGCCTGTTCTCGGCGGTGCATGGCATGGTGGCGCTGGGCCTGGAGCAGAAGCTGGTCGCTGTGCCGTTGCCGGCGTTGCGGAACGAGATCGCAGCGCTGGTGCGCGCCACACTGCTGGGATTGGTGGCACCCGCGCAGTAA
- a CDS encoding response regulator transcription factor — translation MAHRILIVDDEGHIREVIRVALKKAGMDVIEARDGKEALSRFAADGPDLIVLDIGMPEFDGLEVCREVRKSSDVPILFLSARDEEIDRVLGLEIGGDDYVTKPFSPRELVARVNVILRRLGPRNGDAKTGSAALSQGGLLVDPEQHVASFAGVPLKLTAIEFGILRAFLTRPTSVFNREQLMRAAYQLNIQVSDRTIDSHIRNIRAKLAAQSCDSVIETIHGVGFKLGRCEKEA, via the coding sequence TTGGCGCATCGCATTCTCATCGTCGACGACGAAGGCCACATCCGCGAAGTCATCCGCGTGGCGCTGAAGAAGGCCGGCATGGACGTGATCGAGGCACGCGACGGCAAGGAGGCGCTCAGCCGCTTTGCCGCCGACGGGCCCGACCTGATCGTGCTCGACATCGGCATGCCGGAATTCGACGGGCTCGAGGTCTGCCGCGAAGTGCGCAAATCCTCCGACGTGCCGATCCTGTTCCTGTCGGCGCGCGACGAGGAGATCGACCGCGTGCTCGGGCTCGAGATCGGCGGCGATGACTATGTGACGAAGCCGTTCAGCCCGCGCGAGCTGGTTGCGCGTGTCAATGTCATCCTGCGACGACTCGGCCCGCGCAACGGCGACGCCAAGACAGGTTCGGCCGCACTCTCGCAAGGCGGCCTCCTGGTCGATCCCGAGCAGCATGTCGCATCCTTTGCGGGCGTGCCGCTCAAGCTGACCGCGATCGAGTTCGGCATCTTGCGTGCGTTCCTGACGCGGCCGACCTCGGTCTTCAACCGAGAGCAATTGATGCGGGCGGCCTATCAGCTCAACATCCAGGTCTCCGACCGCACCATCGACAGCCACATCCGCAACATCCGCGCCAAGCTCGCGGCGCAGAGCTGCGACAGCGTGATCGAGACCATTCACGGCGTCGGCTTCAAGCTCGGGCGCTGCGAGAAAGAGGCATGA
- a CDS encoding YiaA/YiaB family inner membrane protein, whose product MNPTTPSHSPAWVTFTYASFAASAFMVGLGIFFMPLDLAIKGYLAMGFLMLVQSCITMTKTMRDNHESGRLVNRIEDAKAERLLMEVERGSRAA is encoded by the coding sequence ATGAACCCGACCACCCCGTCCCACAGCCCCGCCTGGGTTACTTTCACCTACGCTTCGTTCGCTGCCTCCGCCTTCATGGTCGGCCTCGGCATCTTCTTCATGCCGCTCGATCTGGCGATCAAGGGCTACCTCGCCATGGGCTTCCTGATGCTGGTGCAGTCCTGCATCACCATGACCAAGACGATGCGCGACAATCACGAGAGCGGCCGCCTGGTGAACCGCATCGAGGACGCCAAGGCCGAGCGTCTGCTGATGGAGGTCGAGCGCGGCTCGCGGGCGGCGTAA
- a CDS encoding glycoside hydrolase family 3 N-terminal domain-containing protein: MQFKRRIGLILLWLAPFALAFAAANKNDPYLVVLRGAGNMTLVAVSIAIAIVLLRRGHWRRCTGRLLVVLWCLPPLLMSAAHLRFELRKHDVLHASRVEARQLGPHFIVGYSSFSEVAPLAEQGLIGGMYITRHNIRRRTVDELRIEIAALQDKRRAAGLPPLIVTADQEGGIVGHLSPPLTKVPALATLAELPPEQRKEKAEEFGRTHGRELAALGVNLNLAPVLDLKPPVRRNRLDFHTLIGQRAIASDPAVVGEIASAYVQGLEESGVGATLKHFPGIGRVRTDTHHFAANLDTPVEELEASDWRPFKEVLARSRAALMVGHVTLTAVDPDRAASHSRRVVQGILRDKWNYQGIVMTDDLVMGAIYQHDVCRAVLEAMNAGVDLLLVAYDGAQFYRIFDCALEASRQGRLDVTALGASETRLGRALLATEP, translated from the coding sequence ATGCAATTCAAGCGTCGTATCGGCCTCATCCTGCTCTGGCTGGCCCCGTTCGCTCTGGCCTTCGCTGCCGCGAACAAGAACGATCCCTATCTGGTTGTGTTGCGTGGCGCGGGAAACATGACGCTCGTCGCCGTGAGCATCGCGATCGCCATCGTCCTCTTGCGCCGCGGGCATTGGCGGCGATGCACGGGCAGGCTGCTCGTCGTGCTCTGGTGCCTGCCGCCGCTCCTGATGTCGGCGGCGCATCTGAGGTTCGAGCTGCGCAAGCATGACGTCCTGCACGCAAGCCGCGTGGAGGCGCGCCAGCTCGGACCGCATTTCATCGTCGGTTATTCGTCGTTTTCTGAAGTCGCGCCCCTCGCCGAGCAGGGCCTGATCGGCGGCATGTACATCACCCGGCACAACATCAGGCGCAGGACAGTCGACGAACTCCGGATCGAGATTGCAGCCCTCCAGGACAAGCGGCGCGCGGCGGGCTTGCCGCCGCTGATCGTGACCGCCGATCAGGAAGGCGGCATCGTCGGCCATCTCTCGCCGCCGCTGACGAAGGTGCCGGCGCTGGCCACGCTTGCCGAGCTTCCGCCGGAGCAACGCAAGGAAAAGGCGGAGGAGTTTGGCCGCACACATGGGCGCGAGCTGGCGGCGCTCGGTGTCAATCTCAACCTCGCCCCGGTGCTCGACCTGAAACCTCCGGTCCGGCGCAACCGGCTCGATTTCCATACTCTGATCGGGCAGCGCGCCATCGCCAGCGATCCCGCCGTGGTCGGCGAGATCGCGAGCGCCTATGTGCAGGGCTTGGAGGAGTCCGGCGTCGGCGCGACGCTCAAGCATTTCCCGGGCATCGGCCGCGTGCGCACTGACACGCACCATTTCGCAGCCAATCTCGACACGCCGGTCGAGGAGCTTGAAGCGTCCGATTGGCGGCCGTTCAAGGAGGTGCTCGCGCGGTCGCGCGCGGCGCTCATGGTCGGTCATGTCACGCTGACGGCAGTCGATCCCGATCGCGCCGCCTCGCATTCAAGGCGCGTCGTCCAAGGCATCCTCCGTGACAAATGGAATTACCAGGGTATCGTGATGACCGACGATCTCGTCATGGGTGCGATTTACCAGCACGACGTCTGCAGGGCCGTTCTCGAGGCGATGAACGCCGGCGTCGATCTGCTGCTCGTCGCCTATGACGGCGCGCAGTTCTATCGGATCTTTGACTGCGCGCTGGAAGCGTCCCGGCAAGGCCGTCTGGATGTTACCGCGCTGGGGGCCAGTGAGACACGGCTCGGGCGCGCTCTCCTGGCGACTGAACCTTAG
- a CDS encoding PspA/IM30 family protein: protein MFKTVVTLFRGSVAAAGEELEDRTALLILDQQMRDAAAAVERSKRTLALAIAQDQQEGRRLEATNARIADLETRATAALDGGREDLAKEAAEAIAGLEADRDAAMTARALFAAEIARLKRQVASAQARITELDRGRRLARASEAVRSLRRSGIEVARPYESTLPEAENTLKRLRERQIEAQAADDALVELDAATGPLATAEKLAEQGFGPRLKTTADDVLARLKSKRTPTD, encoded by the coding sequence ATGTTCAAGACCGTAGTGACGCTCTTCCGCGGCAGCGTGGCCGCTGCCGGCGAGGAGCTGGAAGACCGGACGGCGCTGCTGATCCTTGATCAGCAGATGCGTGACGCGGCCGCCGCCGTCGAGCGCAGCAAGCGGACGCTGGCGCTGGCCATCGCCCAGGACCAGCAGGAGGGCCGGAGGCTGGAGGCCACCAACGCCCGCATCGCTGATCTCGAGACGCGCGCCACGGCAGCACTTGATGGCGGCCGCGAGGATCTCGCCAAGGAAGCTGCCGAGGCCATCGCCGGCCTCGAAGCCGATCGTGATGCCGCGATGACCGCTCGCGCGCTGTTCGCGGCCGAGATCGCTCGCCTCAAGCGACAGGTGGCCAGCGCGCAGGCTCGCATCACCGAGCTCGACCGCGGCCGTCGTCTCGCTCGTGCTTCTGAGGCGGTGCGTTCGCTTCGCCGCAGCGGCATCGAGGTGGCGCGGCCTTACGAGTCCACGCTGCCGGAGGCGGAGAACACGCTGAAGCGCCTTCGCGAACGGCAGATCGAGGCCCAGGCCGCGGACGACGCGTTGGTCGAGCTGGATGCGGCCACCGGTCCGCTCGCCACCGCCGAGAAGCTTGCCGAGCAGGGCTTTGGCCCCCGGCTCAAGACAACCGCGGACGACGTCCTGGCGCGGTTGAAGTCCAAGCGCACGCCCACTGACTGA
- the hydA gene encoding dihydropyrimidinase: MPLLIRGGTVVNHDHSRRADVLVDGDTVVAVGASIDAPAGTETIDAGGCFVMPGGIDPHTHLEMPFMGTVTADDFESGTKAALTGGTTMVVDFCLPDPGQSMLAAYQEWRHKSEKAASDYGFHMAVTSWSKQIFDEMETVVKTYGINTFKHFMAYKGALMVNDDELYNSFARCAHLGAMPVVHAENGDVVALMQEALIARGITGPEGHAYSRPPEVEGEATNRAIMIADMTGTPVYIVHTSCREAHEAIARARAAGKRVYGEPLIQHLLLDAGEYASKDWDHSAQRVMSPPFRDKSHQDSLWAGLQSGSLQVVATDHCAFTTEQKRFGRDDFRKIPNGTGGLEDRLGLLWTAGVTTGRLTKEEFVAVTSANIARILNIYPRKGAVAVGSDADLVVWDPKATKTISAKRQMSRIDYNVFEGFECTGGPTATISRGRIVWKDGNLRAEAGDGRYVERPAFSPVHVANSTWKELTAPRGVERGAVTP, encoded by the coding sequence ATGCCCCTCCTCATTCGCGGCGGCACTGTCGTCAATCATGATCATTCGCGCCGTGCGGACGTGCTGGTCGACGGAGACACCGTCGTCGCGGTTGGCGCATCGATCGATGCGCCGGCGGGCACCGAAACGATCGACGCCGGCGGCTGCTTCGTGATGCCGGGCGGCATCGATCCGCACACCCATCTCGAAATGCCGTTCATGGGCACGGTCACGGCCGATGATTTCGAATCCGGCACAAAGGCGGCGCTGACCGGCGGAACCACCATGGTGGTGGATTTCTGCCTGCCCGATCCCGGCCAGTCGATGCTCGCGGCCTATCAGGAGTGGCGACACAAATCCGAGAAGGCGGCAAGCGACTACGGGTTCCACATGGCGGTGACGTCATGGTCGAAGCAGATTTTTGACGAAATGGAGACCGTGGTCAAAACCTACGGCATCAACACCTTCAAGCACTTCATGGCCTACAAGGGCGCGTTGATGGTGAACGATGACGAGCTCTACAACTCGTTCGCGCGCTGCGCCCATCTCGGCGCCATGCCGGTGGTGCACGCGGAGAATGGCGACGTCGTCGCACTGATGCAGGAGGCGTTGATCGCGCGCGGCATCACCGGCCCCGAAGGCCATGCCTATTCGCGGCCGCCGGAGGTGGAGGGCGAAGCCACCAACCGCGCCATCATGATCGCCGACATGACGGGAACGCCGGTCTACATCGTGCACACGAGCTGCCGTGAGGCGCACGAGGCTATCGCGCGGGCGCGTGCGGCGGGAAAGCGGGTCTATGGCGAGCCGCTGATCCAGCATCTGCTGCTGGATGCCGGTGAATATGCGAGCAAGGACTGGGACCATTCCGCGCAGCGCGTGATGTCGCCGCCGTTCCGCGACAAGTCGCACCAGGACAGCCTCTGGGCCGGCCTGCAATCCGGCTCGCTCCAGGTGGTCGCGACCGACCACTGCGCCTTCACGACCGAACAGAAGCGGTTCGGCCGCGACGACTTCCGCAAGATCCCCAACGGCACCGGCGGGCTCGAAGACCGCTTGGGCCTGTTGTGGACGGCAGGCGTCACCACGGGACGGTTGACGAAGGAAGAATTCGTTGCGGTGACCTCGGCCAACATCGCCCGCATCCTCAACATCTACCCACGCAAGGGCGCGGTCGCCGTCGGCTCGGATGCCGACCTCGTCGTGTGGGACCCCAAGGCGACCAAGACGATCAGCGCGAAGCGGCAGATGAGCCGCATCGACTACAACGTGTTCGAAGGATTCGAATGCACGGGCGGACCGACGGCGACGATCTCACGCGGCCGGATCGTCTGGAAGGACGGCAACCTGCGTGCCGAGGCCGGCGACGGCCGCTATGTCGAACGGCCCGCGTTCTCGCCGGTGCATGTCGCCAATTCGACCTGGAAGGAGCTGACCGCGCCGCGCGGCGTGGAGCGCGGGGCGGTGACGCCTTAG
- a CDS encoding aldehyde dehydrogenase family protein, which translates to MAVSQAIPITRHPFANGSYKQMLIDGKWVDAASGKRFETRNPATGELLATVAEGDKEDIDRAVAAARRAFEGPWSKVKPFERQNLLLKLADLIEKNFDELAQLDTLDMGAPVSRTRSYKLRVLGMLRYYAGQTTAIHGETIENSLPGEIFSYTLKEPVGVVGAIIPWNGPFTATIWKIGPAIATGCTVVLKPAEEAPLTSLRIAELAMEAGVPPGVINVVPGYGETAGAALASHHDVDKVAFTGSHVTGQSIIRASAGNLKRVSLELGGKSPDIVFADADLDAAVPGAAMAVFANSGQICSAGTRLFVEQAIYDEFVGRVAEFGKKLQVGNGLDPNTQIGPLVSEQQLERVTGYLDVGQKEGAKALAGGGRVTEGALAKGYFVSPTVFAGVQDNMRIAQEEIFGPVISAIAFKDMDELVKRANATMFGLGSGLWTRDVSKAHHVAKSLRAGSVWVNCYQAMDPAVPFGGYKMSGYGRESGKQHVEEYLNVKAVWIKTA; encoded by the coding sequence ATGGCTGTGTCACAGGCTATTCCGATCACGCGCCATCCGTTCGCCAACGGGTCCTACAAGCAGATGCTGATCGACGGCAAATGGGTCGACGCGGCCTCGGGCAAGCGCTTCGAGACCCGCAACCCCGCGACCGGCGAGCTGCTCGCAACCGTCGCCGAGGGCGACAAGGAAGACATCGATCGTGCGGTTGCGGCCGCGCGCCGCGCCTTCGAGGGACCCTGGAGCAAGGTCAAGCCGTTCGAGCGGCAGAACCTGCTGCTGAAGCTCGCCGATCTCATCGAGAAGAACTTTGACGAATTGGCGCAGCTCGACACGCTCGACATGGGTGCGCCCGTTAGCCGCACCCGCTCCTACAAGCTGCGCGTGCTCGGCATGCTCCGCTACTATGCGGGACAGACGACGGCCATTCACGGCGAGACGATCGAGAACTCGCTCCCGGGCGAGATCTTCTCCTACACGCTGAAGGAGCCGGTCGGCGTCGTCGGCGCCATCATCCCCTGGAACGGCCCGTTCACCGCGACGATCTGGAAGATCGGACCTGCGATCGCAACCGGCTGCACCGTGGTGCTCAAGCCCGCGGAGGAAGCGCCGCTGACCTCGCTGCGCATCGCCGAGCTTGCAATGGAGGCGGGCGTGCCGCCCGGCGTCATCAACGTGGTGCCTGGCTATGGCGAAACCGCGGGCGCGGCGCTTGCCTCGCACCATGACGTTGACAAGGTCGCCTTCACTGGCTCGCACGTCACGGGTCAGTCGATCATCCGCGCCTCGGCCGGCAATCTGAAGCGCGTATCGCTCGAGCTCGGTGGCAAGTCGCCGGACATCGTGTTTGCCGACGCCGATCTTGATGCCGCCGTGCCGGGCGCTGCGATGGCGGTGTTCGCCAATTCGGGGCAGATCTGCAGCGCAGGCACGCGGCTGTTCGTCGAACAGGCGATCTATGACGAGTTCGTCGGCCGCGTCGCCGAGTTCGGCAAGAAGTTGCAGGTCGGCAACGGCCTCGATCCCAACACCCAGATCGGCCCGCTGGTCTCCGAGCAGCAGCTCGAGCGCGTCACCGGCTATCTCGATGTCGGTCAGAAGGAAGGCGCCAAGGCGCTCGCGGGCGGTGGCCGCGTCACTGAGGGCGCGCTTGCAAAAGGCTACTTCGTCTCGCCGACCGTGTTCGCAGGCGTCCAGGACAACATGCGCATCGCGCAGGAGGAGATCTTCGGGCCCGTGATCTCCGCGATCGCCTTCAAGGACATGGACGAGCTCGTCAAGCGCGCGAATGCGACGATGTTCGGCCTCGGCTCGGGCCTGTGGACCCGTGACGTCAGCAAGGCGCATCATGTTGCCAAGTCGCTACGTGCCGGCTCGGTGTGGGTCAATTGCTATCAGGCAATGGATCCGGCGGTGCCCTTCGGCGGCTACAAGATGAGCGGCTATGGCCGCGAGTCCGGCAAGCAGCACGTCGAGGAATATCTCAACGTGAAGGCGGTCTGGATCAAGACGGCGTAA